AAATCTACGAAGTTCGTATATTTGCATCCAATTTTTTTAAGAACGGATTTCGTAGCTGAAGTGAACGACTTCTTCTCCGCTTCCTCCCGTCGCTCTATAAAAATCCACGGCTTCCTTGTCCTCTTTCAAAGCGTCCACAAAAATCGATCCGATCTTTTTTGAAGCGCAGTAATCTCGAAGTTCGGATAATAAGGAAGAACCGATTCCTTGTCGATGATACTTCGGTAAAACCGCGATATCGTAGAGAAACATTTCCAACGCATCGGAAGAATACATCGGCAATTCGTAGCCGGTCAGTCCTCCGACGACTTGATCGGCATCGAGCGCGGCTAAGACTACGAATTCCGATTTTCGTAACAGGTCTTCGAGACGTTTCTCAT
The Leptospira yasudae DNA segment above includes these coding regions:
- a CDS encoding GNAT family N-acetyltransferase, translating into MNDPSSIRIRRLSSGDLKLFQELVRLFAEVFETKTAAGTDEKRLEDLLRKSEFVVLAALDADQVVGGLTGYELPMYSSDALEMFLYDIAVLPKYHRQGIGSSLLSELRDYCASKKIGSIFVDALKEDKEAVDFYRATGGSGEEVVHFSYEIRS